The Fretibacterium sp. OH1220_COT-178 DNA window CACGCCAAGACCTTCTCCGTCGACGGACGGCGTATTTTCGTGGGATCCTTCAACATGGATCCCCGTTCGGTGCACCTGAACACCGAGATGGGGCTCATGATCGAGAGCCCGGCGCTGGCCGGCGAGCTTCAGCGGGCGCTGGAGGAGAAGGGACTCGCGCACGCCTACGCCGTCTCGCTGGAGGACGGCGGACTGCGCTGGACCACCCGGGAGGAGGGGCGCGAGGTCGTCTACGACGAGGAACCGGAGAGCGGCTGGCTGCAACGGGCTGCGATCTGGGTTCTGTCGCGGCTGCCGATCGAGGGGCTGCTGTAGCGCCCCGCACGGGCGGAGCGGTGGCGCAAGTGCGACGGCCCGACGGAGGAACTCCGTCGGGCCGCTCCCGTCCTGCTCGGACCTCCGTAAGATCCGGTCCGGCTACGTTCCCGAGGGGCGGAAAGAGCGCTCGTAGAGCACGATGACCCCTGTGGTGACGAGGGTCAGGACGACGGCCAGAGCGTCCGCCTGGGCGATGTCCGTCGACATGTCGGAGACCTGCGTGTAGATGACCATGGGCAGGATCTTGACGGACGTCCCCGTGAGGGCGAAGGCGGTTCCGAAGGCCCCCATGCTCACGGCGAAGAGCAGCGAGGATCCGGACAGGATCGAGGGCAGCAGCATGGGGAGCAGCACCCTGAGAAGTATTGCGGCACGCCCGGCGCCGAGGCTCTGAGCCGCCTCGATCAGGCTCCAGTCCATGTTGCTCCAG harbors:
- a CDS encoding ABC transporter permease subunit encodes the protein MTRNLSAFLFTWRGLIVAYLYFLIPRTILTLTVAWSNMDWSLIEAAQSLGAGRAAILLRVLLPMLLPSILSGSSLLFAVSMGAFGTAFALTGTSVKILPMVIYTQVSDMSTDIAQADALAVVLTLVTTGVIVLYERSFRPSGT